The stretch of DNA CCGCCGCCGGCATCGCCCCCGACTACGCCGCGCTGCCCGAGGCGCGCAAGCTGGAACTGCTGCTGGCCGAACTGCGCCAGCCGCGCCTGCTGACGCTGCCGTGGCACGAGTACTCGGAGCAGACCCGCAAGGAACTGGCAATCTTCGCCGCCGCGCGCGAGCTGCGTGCGCGCTATGGCAAGCGCATTGCGCGCAACTACATCATCTCGCACACCGAGACGCTGTCGGACCTGGTCGAAGTCATGCTGCTGCAGAAGGAATCCGGCATGCTGCAGGGCACGCTGGGCAGCAAGACCGACCCGGCGCGCATGGAGCTGATGGTGATCCCGCTGTTCGAGACCATCGAGGATTTGCGCAACGCCGCCGGCATCATGCAGTCGCTGCTGGACCTGCCGGGCTTCGATTCGGTGATCGCGCACCATGGGGTCGAGCAGGAAGTGATGCTTGGCTATTCGGACTCGAACAAGGACGGCGGCTTCCTGACCTCGACCTGGGAGCTATACAATGCCGAGCTGGAGCTGGTGCAGCTGTTCGAGCAGCGCAACGTCAAGCTGCGCCTGTTCCACGGCCGCGGCGGCACCGTCGGCCGCGGCGGCGGCCCGACCTACCAGGCCATCCTGTCGCAGCCGCCGGGCACGGTCAACGGCCAGATCCGCCTGACCGAGCAGGGCGAGATCATCAACAGCAAGTTCGCCAATGCCGAGATCGGCCGGCGCAACCTGGAAACGGTGGTCGCCGCGACGCTGGAAGCCTCGCTGCTGCCGCAGCAAAACGCGCCGAAGGACCTGGATACCTTCGAGGCCGTGATGCAGCAGTTGTCGGACCGCGCCTTCACGGCCTATCGCGACCTGGTCTACGAAACCCCCGGCTTCAAGGACTACTTCTTCGCCACCACGCCGATCACCGAGATCGCCGACCTGAACCTGGGTTCGCGGCCGGCCTCGCGCAAGCTGATGGACAAGAAGAACCGCCGCATCGAAGACCTGCGCGCGATCCCGTGGGGCTTCTCGTGGGGCCAGTGCCGCCTGCTGCTGCCGGGCTGGTACGGCTTCGGCAGCGCGGTGCGCTCGCTGCTCGACAGCGCGCCGGACGACAAGGCGCGCAAGCAGGCCGTCACCACGCTGCGGCGCATGGTCAAGACCTGGCCGTTCTTCTCGACGCTGCTGTCCAACATGGACATGGTGCTGGCCAAGACCGACCTGGCGGTGGCCTCGCGCTACGCCCAACTGTGCGACGACGCCGCGCTGCGCCGCAATGTGTTCAACCGCATCAGCAAGGAATGGCACCTGACCTGCGACATGCTGGCGCTGATCACCGGCCACCAGGAGCGGCTGGCGGACAACCCGCTGCTGGCGCGCTCGATCAAGAACCGCTTTGCGTATCTGGATCCGCTCAACCACTTGCAGGTGGAACTGCTCAAGCGCTACCGGGCCGGCAAGGATGGGGATGATATCCGCGTACGGCGCGGGATCCACCTGACCATCAATGGGGTGGCGGCGGGGTTGCGCAATACGGGTTGATTGTCCTTCTGGCTCCCCTCTCCCATTTATGGGAGAGGGGTCGGGGGAGAGGGCAGGCGCTCGCCAGCATGACGCCGCCCGGATCGCCACTACCGGCTCACTGTGAGATTTGAATCTCTGCAGTCCTGCCGCCACCTGCCCTCTCCCCCAGCCCCTCTCCCGCAAGCGGGAGAGGGGAGCAAACCCGCGGCAAGCTCAGACAACCCCTCACCCCACAAACGCCCCCGGCACCGGATCTTCACCCAGCGCGTGCAGCAGCACCGCCCAGTGCATCGCCTCGTCGCCGAGGATGCTGCCCGCCGCGCGCGTCAGCTCGCGGTTGTAAAAGTTCGGCAGCACGCCCAGGTAGGCCGACGTGGCGCCCTTCTCGAGCCCGGCGGCAAAGCGCAGCACGTCGGCCTGCGTCTTCAGCTTGTCGGTCGGAAACTCATACGCCGACGCCTTCTTCGCCGTTACCGGCGTGCCGCCCAGCTTCGACACCGTCCCGGCCAGCACCTGCGCATGGGCCTTGTGGTGGTCCTGGAACTTGACCGCGGTGGCCAGCACCGGCTTCTGCAGCAGGCCGCTTTCGGCGCCGGCCTGGTAGGCCGCGATCGCCTGGTATTCCAGCCCCAGCGCGGTATTGAGGATATTGATGTCGTCCTTGGTGCTGCCCGATTGCGTCTGCGCCCACGCCGGCATCGATTCGCCGAGCGTGATGACGGCCAGCGAGCCCAGCGCGAACAGGCCGGGCGCCTTGAGCAGCCCGCGCCGGCGCGCGTCCGGCGGCGTGATGAGGGTTCCGGTCTCGCGTGCGGGCTTTTGTGACATGCGGTCCATGGTGTGCTCCGGTGAGGGATGACAACGTGGCGCCCCCGGGACGGGGTGCCTGGCTTGCGCCTGTCAGCATCTACGCAGGCCCCGCGCGTTTGGATGCAGCGCTACCTATAATCCGGCAAAGCTTGCTTGCAAGGAGCCGTCCCGGTGCCGCCCTCCCCGCAGCCGTCCTATGCCACGCCCGCCAGCCCCGACCGGCTGGAAGGACTGTTGCAGGCCGTGGCGGTGGGCGAGCGCCAGGCACTGCGCGCACTCTACGACCTCACCGCAACGAAACTGTTTGGCCTTGCGCTGCGTATTACCGGCAGGCGCGATTGGGCGGAGGATGTCGTGCAGGAAAGTTTTGTCAGCATCTGGCACCACGCCGGCGACTACCGGCCGCAGCTGGCCGCGCCGATGACGTGGATGACCGCGATCGTGCGCAACCGCGCGCTCGACTGCCTGCGCCGGGCGGCGGCGGCGCGCGTGCCGCAGACTGCCGAACTGGAGCAGGACCTGGCCGAATGGCTGGCCGACGACTCTGCCGGGCCCGCCGAACTTGCCGAAGCCAGCCAGCAGGCGCGCGCGCTCAACCGCTGCCTGCAGCGGCTGGAGCAGCCCCAGCGCCAGGCCATCATGCTGGCCTACCTGCAGGACCTGAGCCACGCCGAGCTGGCCGAGCGCCTGCGCGCGCCGCTGGGCACGGTCAAGTCCTGGATCCGGCGCGGGCTGGAGCGGCTGCGCAACTGCATGGAGGGCGCGGCATGAAGCTGGCCAGCCACCCCGACCTGCTCGACCGGATCGCAGCCCAGTACGCGCTGGGCGTGCTGCGCGGCGGCGCGCGCCGGCGCCTGGAGCGGCTGGCGCATGAAGAACCGGCGGTGCGCGCGGCGATCCACCGCTGGCAGGCGCGCCTTGCCGGCGTGGCCGAATTGCAGGCGGCGGCCGAGCCGGTAGACAAGGTCTGGTGCGGGATCGAGGAAAGGCTTGGCTGGAAGGCGGCCGAGGAGCGCAGTTCGCTCGCCGCACCCCGCGCCGCTGGGCCCGTCGCCGGCGGCTGGTGGCAGCGCCTGTGGACGGCGCCGGTGTTCTGGCGCGGCGCCACGGCGGCGATGGCGGTGGTGGCGGTGCTGGCCATCGGCATGCAGCTGGCAGGTCAGCGCGAGGCGGCTCCCGGCGAAGTCATCGCCGTGCTCAACGACGAGCGTGCGCGGCCGGCCATGCTGGTGTCATGGGACGCAGGGAGCGGCGATCTTGTGGTGCGGCGGCTGGATCACCTGAGACTGAGCGATCAGCAAGTATTGCAGCTGTGGGCGCTGCCGGAACGCGGCAAGCCACAGTCCCTGGGCCTGATCGGCCGTGTGCCCCAGGCGAGACTGGCCCTGGCGCAAGGGCCGGTAGCCGTGCCAGCGCTGGCCGTCAGCATCGAACCGGCCGGCGGCTCGCCCAGCGCCGACGGGCCCAGCGGCCCGGTGGTGTTCAAGGGGCCCGTGGTCCACAGCCGGCCCTGACCACCGCCCCGCCGTCGCGGCCGGCACCGCCAGCGCGCCGCCGGGCGATATAATCGCCGTTTCCCAAATTTTCGCGCCCGCCGCCGTCCGCACGCCGGCCGCCTGCCGCGCGAGCCACTGCAGCCGACGTCCATGTCCAACTCCCAACTTGCCAAGAAAGGCGAAGCCTGGTCCGCCCGCTTCTCCGAACCGATGTCCGACCTGGTGAAGCGCTACACCGCCTCGGTGTTCTTCGACAAGCGCCTGGCCCTGTTCGACATCCAGGGCTCGCTGGCCCACGCGGCCATGCTGGCACAGCAGGGCATCATCGCCGAGGCCGACCGCGCCGAGATCGAACGCGGCATGGCGCAGATCCGGGGCGAGATCGAGGCCGGCAGCTTTGAATGGAAGCTGGACCTGGAAGACGTCCACCTGAACATCGAGGCGCGCCTGACCGCGCTGGTGGGCGATGCCGGCAAGCGCCTGCACACCGGCCGCTCGCGCAACGACCAGGTCGCCACCGACATCCGCCTGTGGCTGCGCAGCGAGATCGACAACATCATCGCGCTGCTGGGCGCGCTGCGCACCTCGCTGCTCGACCTGGCCGAGCAGCACGCCGACACCATCCTGCCTGGCTTCACCCACCTGCAGGTGGCGCAGCCGGTCACCTTCGGCCACCACCTGCTGGCGTACAACGAAATGTTCACGCGCGATGCCGAGCGCATGGCCGACTGCCGCAAGCGCGTCAACCGCCTGCCGCTGGGTGCCGCCGCGCTGGCCGGCACCAGCTATCCGATCGACCGCGAGTTCGTCGCGCAGCAACTGGGCTTCGACGGCGTCTGCCGCAATTCGCTGGACGCGGTCTCGGACCGCGACTTCGCCATCGAATTCTGCGCCGCCGCCGCGCTGGTGATGACCCACGTGTCGCGCTTCTCGGAAGAGCTGGTGCTGTGGATGAGCCCGCGCGTGGGCTTTATCGACATCGCCGACCGCTTCTGCACCGGCA from Cupriavidus taiwanensis encodes:
- the ppc gene encoding phosphoenolpyruvate carboxylase, which codes for MTQHAARPNGRKTGAAAKDSSAAKGDATGATSAKPPRSAPRAAKRSTKPTLSIVSSNGTTIAAPTRRTARTADKDVPLREDIRFLGRLLGDCLREQEGDAAFEVVETIRQTAVRFRRENDRAAGAELDRLLKRLSRDQTNQVVRAFSYFSHLANIAEDQHHNRRRRVHALAGSPPQDGSLQHALEKIDAAGVTGKQLRKFLDEALIVPVLTAHPTEVQRKSILDAEREIARLLAERDLPMTAREREHNTAQLRAKVTTLWQTRMLRDARLTVADEIENALSYYRTTFLRGIPQLMSELEEDIAAVFPGTRKRKGAAGASGTQAAPLAPFLQMGSWIGGDRDGNPNVTAETLEHAASQQAQLILDWYLEEVHALGAELSMSMLMVDASPELLALAERSPDHSEHRADEPYRRALIGIYARLAATCKALSGHAATRRPVAPAEPYDSAEAFGADIQVVIDSLRAHHGQALASHRIDALARAIAVFGFHLASVDMRQVSDVHEAVIAELFAAAGIAPDYAALPEARKLELLLAELRQPRLLTLPWHEYSEQTRKELAIFAAARELRARYGKRIARNYIISHTETLSDLVEVMLLQKESGMLQGTLGSKTDPARMELMVIPLFETIEDLRNAAGIMQSLLDLPGFDSVIAHHGVEQEVMLGYSDSNKDGGFLTSTWELYNAELELVQLFEQRNVKLRLFHGRGGTVGRGGGPTYQAILSQPPGTVNGQIRLTEQGEIINSKFANAEIGRRNLETVVAATLEASLLPQQNAPKDLDTFEAVMQQLSDRAFTAYRDLVYETPGFKDYFFATTPITEIADLNLGSRPASRKLMDKKNRRIEDLRAIPWGFSWGQCRLLLPGWYGFGSAVRSLLDSAPDDKARKQAVTTLRRMVKTWPFFSTLLSNMDMVLAKTDLAVASRYAQLCDDAALRRNVFNRISKEWHLTCDMLALITGHQERLADNPLLARSIKNRFAYLDPLNHLQVELLKRYRAGKDGDDIRVRRGIHLTINGVAAGLRNTG
- a CDS encoding ferritin-like domain-containing protein, whose protein sequence is MDRMSQKPARETGTLITPPDARRRGLLKAPGLFALGSLAVITLGESMPAWAQTQSGSTKDDINILNTALGLEYQAIAAYQAGAESGLLQKPVLATAVKFQDHHKAHAQVLAGTVSKLGGTPVTAKKASAYEFPTDKLKTQADVLRFAAGLEKGATSAYLGVLPNFYNRELTRAAGSILGDEAMHWAVLLHALGEDPVPGAFVG
- a CDS encoding sigma-70 family RNA polymerase sigma factor, with translation MPPSPQPSYATPASPDRLEGLLQAVAVGERQALRALYDLTATKLFGLALRITGRRDWAEDVVQESFVSIWHHAGDYRPQLAAPMTWMTAIVRNRALDCLRRAAAARVPQTAELEQDLAEWLADDSAGPAELAEASQQARALNRCLQRLEQPQRQAIMLAYLQDLSHAELAERLRAPLGTVKSWIRRGLERLRNCMEGAA
- a CDS encoding anti-sigma factor, with the translated sequence MKLASHPDLLDRIAAQYALGVLRGGARRRLERLAHEEPAVRAAIHRWQARLAGVAELQAAAEPVDKVWCGIEERLGWKAAEERSSLAAPRAAGPVAGGWWQRLWTAPVFWRGATAAMAVVAVLAIGMQLAGQREAAPGEVIAVLNDERARPAMLVSWDAGSGDLVVRRLDHLRLSDQQVLQLWALPERGKPQSLGLIGRVPQARLALAQGPVAVPALAVSIEPAGGSPSADGPSGPVVFKGPVVHSRP
- the argH gene encoding argininosuccinate lyase — encoded protein: MSNSQLAKKGEAWSARFSEPMSDLVKRYTASVFFDKRLALFDIQGSLAHAAMLAQQGIIAEADRAEIERGMAQIRGEIEAGSFEWKLDLEDVHLNIEARLTALVGDAGKRLHTGRSRNDQVATDIRLWLRSEIDNIIALLGALRTSLLDLAEQHADTILPGFTHLQVAQPVTFGHHLLAYNEMFTRDAERMADCRKRVNRLPLGAAALAGTSYPIDREFVAQQLGFDGVCRNSLDAVSDRDFAIEFCAAAALVMTHVSRFSEELVLWMSPRVGFIDIADRFCTGSSIMPQKKNPDVPELARGKTGRVNGHLIGLLTLMKGQPLAYNKDNQEDKEPLFDTVDTVVDTLRIFADMVPGISVKPEAMRAAALQGYATATDLADYLVKKGLPFRDAHEAVAHAVRACDGRQCDLADLSVAELREVSGLGDQAALIGDDVHAVLTLEGSVAARNHVGGTAPDQVRAAIAAARAALNG